The Leucoraja erinacea ecotype New England chromosome 29, Leri_hhj_1, whole genome shotgun sequence genome has a window encoding:
- the bsg gene encoding basigin has product MAANTTTSLLGILLLFFLDCASAYTDPTIVKDPQILEPGENMKDAILRCNLTDPPSRIDGHVWKKDDVEIPTTRDSSSSPIMEYKLDAVDAKHSGEYTCHFFTTPAVNETIFVKAPPGVNAEKKSEHGNEGDYGVLICRSTGFPSVENWSWSRQTKAGIELIVNGTKNFHIKNMGNKTELRISQLGIEQDQGEYFCNATNEIGARVETIHLRVRGRYAAVWPFLGIVAEVIVLVAIIFIYEKRRKPDEISDDDEQGSAPLKSNSSTNHKDQNIRQRNSN; this is encoded by the exons ATGGCGGCGAACACCACCACCTCCCTCCTCGGCATCCTGCTGCTGTTCTTCCTCGACTGCGCCAGCGCATACACCG ACCCGACAATTGTCAAGGATCCACAAATCTTGGAACCTGGTGAAAATATGAAGGATGCCATTCTACGCTGCAACCTGACAGATCCACCATCTCGTATTGACGGTCATGTGTGGAAAAAAGATGATGTGGAAATCCCAACAACGAGGGATTCAAGTTCATCGCCAATCATGGAATACAA ACTAGATGCTGTTGATGCAAAACATTCAGGGGAGTACACTTGCCATTTCTTCACAACGCCTGCTGTCAATGAAACCATCTTTGTGAAAG CTCCACCTGGTGTGAACGCTGAGAAGAAATCTGAACATGGAAACGAGGGAGATTATGGGGTATTGATATGCCGGAGCACTGGCTTTCCATCGGTTGAGAACTGGTCATGGTCCCGGCAGACCAAAGCTGGTATTGAG CTTATTGTCAATGGAACAAAAAACTTTCACATCAAGAACATGGGAAATAAGACTGAGTTGCGCATCTCACAGCTGGGTATTGAGCAAGACCAAGGAGAATATTTCTGCAACGCAACCAATGAAATCGGTGCAAGAGTTGAGACGATTCATCTTCGAGTTCGTGGCCGTTACGCTGCTGTTTGGCCTTTCTTGGGAATTGTTGCTGAGGTGATTGTGCTTGTCGCAATTATCTTCATTTATGAGAAAAGGAGAAAGCCTGATGAAATTTCAGATG ATGATGAACAAGGATCTGCTCCTTT GAAAAGTAATTCATCCACAAATCATAAGGATCAAAATATCAGGCAGCGAAACTCCAACTGA